The sequence below is a genomic window from Ipomoea triloba cultivar NCNSP0323 chromosome 10, ASM357664v1.
AATGAAATTAACACAAACATTGAGTAAACTCTTGGAAagcatacatttttatttttaacgtTGTTCAACCCACTCCAACATTTGTCAAGcaccaacaaattaaagacacTAAATCCCATAAACAAATCCAGATTTATAAAATTTCTCTTCCGTACGTGCATCAATTCTTTTAATAGCATCATCACTTAAGTGATTTCTATAGTCACCCACTTTTGCTTGTCTAAAAAATGAAGTATAGGGAGTTGGAGCCCAAGTAGTATAATCTTCGGACTTGTTAACCTCATGATTCTTCAAAACCCCAAAGCTGCAACACTTGACAATCTCCTCCACTTTCTTATCCTCCTCCTCCACAAAAGGACAACCCAAAAACTCAGCCAATTTTTTGACATGAGTTTTCGTGTCATCCATTAACTCTTCATAAGTAATAAAGAACACTTTATCAGGATTATTCAAACCCGCCATTCTATACCCCAATACATGCTCGTAGTAAGGTCCGTCAGGGACAACCCCACTCACAAATTTCTCCACAGCTTCTTCCAACTCCCATGGCCCTTCCACTGCCATTTCCCACTTATTCGCGAAATGCCAGAGTGAATTTAAGGTGTCCTTTGGGTTCCTGGCAACATAAACCACACGACAGCCCGAGGATTCCAAGGTTTTGCCTAGCAGTTGGTAAGGGATATGTGTACTGAAAATTCTAGGGGTATCCTCGGACGACAGGTAAGTTGATGAGTCCGATGATTCTTGGTCTCCATAGACTTGAATTTCTAGGAAAGGGACGAGGTCGCGGGGGTTGTTGTTGACCAGAGAATCAAGAGAGGAGCGATTGATGATGGAGTAAAGAAGAGATTTGAGCCATGTGGTGCCGGTTTTAGGAAAGGAACTCAAGATTACATCGCTGGGACGTGGGTTGAACTCGGCTAGCACCCGGTGAATTCTGGGGATAAGCATAGGCATGAACCAGAAGCCATTGATCTGCTCTAAATGGTTATCTCCCCACCATTTCTCTTCTTCTGAGAAATTGCTCTTCTCCATAATCGAGTTTAATTTGATGAATAACAATGCAAagctatttaagtatttatagTGGTTTAATTTGGTTTGAAGAAAAAGATAATTAAATTATCATCATGTGATCATTAGATCGTGTACCGCAGGTGCTATCTATCCACCAAACTAAGCTAGATACCTTAAATCACAACCGACCACGCATGTTACTCTGCATGAATACTGCAtatattctaataagataaatgCATGTGATGAgtgttaatttttattattttttaggaaaaatgacactttttccccctatgttatatgcttatagcacttttcccctgttattaaagtggttgttttccccctcagttattttaaaagtggtagtttctcccttgtaatattaaattgacatttttgcccttaaaataactattcatttatttttattctccaatcaattgttactaatatatatggaagatcacggtttgatacgaacctaatcgaacactgtagcaattgaacttaaatagtatagacggttacggttacgattcagaaccgaaaaataaaataaaataattgttaaatttagactatttttaaataagaaatagaattataaaaataaataaataaatacataagttttgattggcggttcaaaatcgaaattggaaccgaactgtaccgatttatcaaataagtgtttgatcattttcactatatatgactgtggctaagttccggttcacggttcaacaattatttaattttaaatttttcggttctgaattgtaactagaaccgtccatactatttcggtatgactgttatagtgtttggttaggttctaaccgaatcgtgatcatccatacatataaataataatttgttagaaaagaaaaataaatgaaataattatttttaagcgtaacaatgtcaatttaacatttcaggagagaaaattgccactttaataacacagggggggaAAAATGCTATATGCACATTACATAGagagaaaaagtgtcattttccctattttttttatgtacatTTGACCTCAAATTTATATGATTTTGTGCAAAGCTAATCGAGATTGATGATTATTAATGCAAagctattttaatatttatagtgGTTTGGTTTGAAGAGAGAGATAAATTATCCTGAATCGACGACAACACATCATCATGTGATCTTTATCGTGCCTCTCAAGCAATCCTTAGACCATCACTGCCTCATAtgcaatccttataccatggatgACGGTTCGGACTACACTATGGGCTTTAGTACATGGGTATATATCTTatgagtttttgtgtttttgtgttatgaaattctatataagagtatgaattttgtacttgaaacttataaaaaattatgttttatgttattaacttttgtcttgtgttgtgaaattatgtgcctatgaacacaaattatatatgtatctaaataagatttgaaaaataagtaaatatataacatgtgtatgtgtcttgtattgtaattttttgtgtcttgtattataaaattttgtaccttacaagtatgaattatgtaacTCGCCGTTTCAGTCCtgggtccataatgctatgtggaccctagtccatgaAATTAACCAATCAATATATGTCACTTGTGGTCCTATATGAAATTAACTCCACTGAAATTAACCAAAagtaacattgataattggcatatttgtaaggggcataaattacaatttttcttcatttataaaaattgacTCAAAGACTCTATAAAGCCAATTTGGAGGAGTTTTGGATCGTGCTAATCCCTATTCCCACGGTGTCGTGTGGATCGTGCTAATCCCTATTcccaaatcaaatcccaaattggTTAGCCTTGCGGGCtgagttatgccaaattttcgtaACATTAATCCAACACATAGCCACTGATGGGCTCAGCCTTCTTGTTGAAGGCGTGGTTCGAATACTAGCGAGCCTTTGGCCTTAAGAACTCGTGGTAACGGTTCGTACATTGATGGCGAGTCTTCGGCCTTAAGAACTCGTTGCCTCGCCATTCTGGTACGCTAATAGCTCGGCCATAACGATTCGTTGCTTCGTCTCGCTATTAGGACACCCCGGGTTTAACTCCTCGTGTTCTCCTCTCGTCTTGTGTATGACTTGGGTTTGTGACCGTTCAGAGACTTAATTTATCTGTTAtgaaattaatttcaaattaatttcaatttttaaattctgAATTAAATCTCAAGTAATGGTCTGTTGTTACAGGAGTAAAAAGTCTGATTTAATTAATCAGATTAATGTCGTGATTAATTGCTATTTAATCTTACAACTCCTATATAATTCGATGTAGAGCAACAGATTTTACACAACACAAcgaaattattttctctctcgAAAACTCTGCTTCTACTCCTTTCTTTGCCAAATTGTGTTCATCCCTTTGCTCTAGTTCGCTGGGTTCATTTGTTTGGGTGCTCAAATAGTGAATCATAACACGTTTTATCctaggaaacctaggctacaacgctccaATCACTTTTCAGAGGTAGCAATAAGGTTTTAACGAAAGAGTGATTCGCTCGACTCGTGTTAACCACCTTCCAGAGAAAACCCCTTTCgttcttgtgcttgttattatcccaaaaatattattttcctagTACTATTTCGTAACAAGCTTAAAACCTTATTCCTTTCTGTTCTGTCTCTAATTTCCTCGAAGAAATGGAGAACCCCGGTTTGCCAATTCACAATGGGGACGAGAATGTTGTTGAGAACAACAATGGTGGGAACGGCAACAATGTTGCACATTCCCAGGCACCACCAGTGAATGTTTGTTCACAAGACGGTTGTACgttgtagtttcatttaagcacagctatagtttcattttgtttcaactacagttttattcgacattatacatacaatagtcttattacaatgagacatgttattgaatttcattttatacacactgtagtcttattacaacaccGCTAAATTATAATTCGAGTTtttcgcacttttggtcccacgactatagtgacaCTTTTAGGTTTTTACCACGACTTTCAAACCTTTCATTCTcgatccacgactattgttttttttagttaaaattgtCTTTCCGGCCTATTATCCAGCCAAAAGTCACCGGAGATTGAAGTCAACCATTTctgaatgaataaatatgtcATTTTGGTCCATGCCTTCAGCCTCCCCTTTCCttgttgaaattaaaataaaaaatccaagtAACCCCTCTTCAGACCTAAATCAATTTCGAAATTAAAAACCATAACATCTACTTTGTAAAGACGAAGTGTGAGTCGTGTTTGTCGTTGGGAGCTCACGGCGGTTGAGAAGCCATTCGCTGCAAGCTGGTAAGTTTTCAATGTCTCTATATGTGTGAGTTTTTGTAAGGTGCAAAGGTATGTCTATAGTTGTTTGTTGTGTTTATTGAACCTTTTTGCACTTTGTTTACATAAAAGGCATAAACGACATAGTGCACTGTGTTTGCTTTGTACTTTGTAGTCAATGTTTAAATTAAAGTGTTCCTGGCATTGGTATAGCAGTATTACTTTATTGATGTGTGGGGACCTGTAAAATCTTTAATTCTATGGGGACCATGTGTTGatgctagtttttttttttttaacaattcaaAGTCTGTTAGTTATTATTGTCCAGTAGAGGGGACCACTGCCAAGCTCAATTTGTTTTGTtgtgcattatttgattgaTTATTGTATTTATAACTTAGGTGATAATGGTAGTGAGGGTGATGTAGAAAGTGATGGGCAATCAGATGACTCTTCTAAGAATGAGTATGAAATGAATGGTAACACAGAAAATTTAGATGACTTTGAATTTGACCAGAATGTTACGTTGATTCCACAGTTGAGTTTGGTGGGGTAGAAGAGAATGGTAATGAACCAATTGGAAATAAACTAGTTGCTGTGAATAGTTGGGAGAGAAGTTTAGATGAACCTAATCTATCTGATGATGCTTCATTAAAAGACTCAGAGAGTGAGATCCAAGAGGCCAAAACCAGTTGAGGACACCACTGTTGATCACAATCCTGAGCAAATGGTAAACTTCTTTCAGTTTATTGTAccttaaggtttttttttagtttattgtATTATGTtccaattcatttcattttaccTTTTTGAAGAATAATCCAAGGAGAAGGGTGAGATCCAATAGGCCACAACCAGATGAGAAGTTCACTGTTGAGAATAATGATGCTGAGCAAATGGTAaagatttttgtgtttttttttcagtttATTGTAAAGATTGTATTATGCtccaattcatttcattttaccCTTTTGTAGAATAACTGATgaatgtagttttcgcggtggatggaaagaaggtgttaaaacggaaagatttccgagtatcgttctcaaaggatggcaaggagggaatttgagcggtaaggggattaagcaccagagtgtttagtgtttgaaagctaacccaaacatagtaagaaaatgcacatgaaacatcatgaaaataaagaacaaaacgttggaaacaatcaattggaaatgAGGATTtagatcttgcaactcatataggtatccttgatttcctaagatattaggctagcaacacttagataatgaaaatgaggcaaggcaactatgccaacgccactctcgtggtcattggcctatcatctagtccatagtcccattctcatggcaactaggctaggtgaggcaaattatcgaacacatggtgtgctatttgccttccactctcccttttctcaaaggtgagaaggaaacgtgctaggctaggctaaggagtaaccttactctcgtaagtgagactccttctccaaacacctctcatataggttgatcaccctacacaagagtcaaagtggatcaccactcacacaatcaaactcataatcaaagcaattgcaaaacctaattgatctattcaaagctcaagaatattcatacaaaattgctcaatccaaatccacaaagatctacctaatcatacttggaattgaaatagcaaaaggcaaaagtaatgacaagaaattaaaatgaagacttagcttgaaattgaactttgaacttgaacttgaacttaaatttgaacttgaatgttgatctcaatcttgcaacaatggaatttttctctaattctaatctaaacctaagaattgcaatgtggagtgaattgggagagatctctctaggctaatcctagagagagaaatattctaaagtgatctaaaactgaagtgtgatggatcccctgcaaaatggctccattccccttttaaatctcgcccaacaaCTAaaatttccgcgatggacgcacgcttggacgcacgctggacgcgcgtccactgcgcgtccacggtgtttctgctgcacagacttcaacttcagagagctgtttggtggacgcgtgctggacgcgcgcgtccactgcagaCTTTTGCTCTGATTTTCAAACTTCTGCGGGCATAAAATTGGAcgccaccttggacgcgcgtccatgggcgcgtccaagggctattttgcactccaacttcgactcgtgaatccttctccGAAATTCATGCCGTTTTCCACcttttttgcacatctttttacctacaaaacaattaacaaagcgtggaacggggtccaatgacaATATAAAGCATTCTAATGCAATTTAAGACTAAACCATTCATAAAAGCATTAACTTGTATACCAAACGATCcacaaataaccttataaaagtggtatcttttgcacttatcaataaCCCAAACACAAGGGTGACATATGAGAACACTACAGAGCCACCAGTTGAGCCAAGTGTTTACATCCCAGCAGAAACCCATGATGTTTTAACCAAAGAAGAGATTGATTTTGAGATGGCTTTAAGTTCTTTTAACTTTGATGATCTTACACTGCTAATACAGAACCCAACTGTAATTCCAGAACAAGCAGACATAGCTACAGAACCATCTGATGTACAGTTTGAAGCAAAACAAGTGGAACCAGATGAAATTGAGATTGAAGGTCAAGTTGAACGTAACCATCTCCatcccagaaaaaaaaaagtctagaGTGAAGCTTCAAGTGAAAAGAAACTACAAAACCCGGTCTTCCACCACAATGAAGTTTTGTAATTCTAGCAAagatctaatttttttttgaatactactaactctattacaatgcagtatctgttcataactactttctcaacctattgaagtgaggctcgaacccaccacctcccatataaagggaagagtttgatgccactggactacaaggtccttggcagcaAAGATCTAATTAATATTGAATGACTGTCATGAATGCCAAATTGTAATATGGCTTTTTTTGTCAAACTTTGAGGCCAAACCGTAATGTGACGTTTTTGGTGTAGTGTGGTTTATGTTGGTTTAGGCAGGTTTATTTTTTGACATACTATGATGCCAACCAATGTAATGTTATGGTTTTAGGCATGTTAATTTGCCAAACAATGATGCCAAAATTGTCAATGGAATTTTTTGgtcttaaatttgatttgttttgttttctattgCTTATAGTTGGTCTTAAATTTTTTGATGCCAATATTGCTTATAGTTGGTGTATGCAGCAGTGAGTCATGGTTGGTTTAGACAGCAGCATAAGCAGCAGTGGCTGCTAAGAACCATACCAATAAAAAGAACATATAACAAGAACCatacctataaaaaaaaacatattgcaGCAGCATatagcaataaaaaaaaaacataccaaATCAAATGGCATAATCTAATAACCATTTTATTCATTGCAAAACATATTCCATTAGGAAAAACACAACTACAACATTACATTTTTGCTTCTAATTAATCACATCAATTGATTCAAATGTTTAGTATTACATGATACactgtacatatacatatacatatacatatacatatatatatatatatatatatatatatatatgtacatatacatatatatatatatatatatgtgtatatatatatgaacccaaacccaaaaaaattgcCCAGGTCTAAAGAAtggaaacaaataaaataaagaaaggtTCAAGCCAACCAAGGCCCAAACCTAAAGAatgaaatatttgaaataataaatgcAGAAATGCAGGTGTAGGATCCTCTAATAAGCCCAAGTCTTTCCGTCAGCACTCAAAAATTTGACAGCATAAGGAGAGAATATGGACATATCAATCCTGTTAGGAACAAGGACCATATAACACATGAAGCACATTGGTTGCCATAAAGAAAGTAAGAGACACGTATTCCCATCGAAAGTAggcttaatttttaaaattaagactTAGGTTTTTAccccttttttttattatattaaaaattgcaTTAATTTAACACTTTGATTAGGAGTTGATCGGGGAAAGGAAAGCCCCATCGCTGCCTAATTCTCCTCAAAGATGGGGATGGAGAATATTTTCAATTCCCCGTAGAAGATGGCCTAGCTGAAAATTAAATGGGTTAGCCGGATTTTCATCCCTAATTATGTCTTCTACTATTGTATACTTCTATCTCCAATTCTTTTGAGAGATTGACTTGGTCTATTGATGTCTTAAGTTTCTTACTCAAGAGCTTTGTGGGATGACTGATATTTTGAGAGATTGACTTGGTCTACTGATGTCTTAAGTTTTCTACTCAAGAGCTTTGTCGAATGACTATTATAGTGATTCTTAGATATTTCTATGCTTGCATCTTAATTGCATGTGTTTGAGGTCTGTCGATCCTAGTTCTACTAGAGTATAACTCTGCCATACATAGGTCTAATGAGTTACGAGTACATCGTTAATTTGCCATTTATATTTCGGGCTAAATTGATTTGAGTACTATTTTACTTTTCGCAAAAATTCTTAAGAATAAAAAGTTACAAGCTAAGTTAATTGGAGTTCTACCGCTTCTATATGACTTaacatcatcaaaatttattagACATAATTCTTAACATTTTAGTACTAAGAGCATCCCTTTCATGGGTAGTATTGGGTTATTGTCAGGGAAGCATACACCATGGCAAGAGAGAGGAAAGGGGAGATAGTGCAAATTTATCTCCGGCAAATGAAGGGTTTATGCCAGAAAAATGGGCCCCACACCACTTTTTTCCCTGCCACGCAATGAGTGCGTGGCCGTTCACTTATGCGCCCAGTGGGTGTGACTGCACGCATGCGCGCCTGACgtttgcttttttatttttttaaaatcagatttgtttttttttcttccatctcctctcattttctctttcctaatcacatttacaaaaatTCTTCAAAAACCGCGAAATAACTCCATTAGTGAATGCTCTAAGCAAAACATATAACACACTTTTAATAATGCTTACAAAATGaaatatagtaaaataaaactttcttcagacaaaaaaaaagtgaaaaaagtgAATTTGAAGTACGGAAAAGGTGGGGGatttgttttcaaaaacaaaaaaggtggGGGATGTCTTGCCCTCCCAGCACCATCAACACAACCCATGCCACTAAATGTCCCTTATCTTGAATTGGCCCCTTAAAAATCTCAAGTAGGATTTTCCTTATCCAAAATGGCAAAATATTTTGCTCCAAAGTCAATACACTCCAGTTTAACGGGATGGTGGATGAATAAATAACTGTAACTTAACGGCCTATTAAATAAGAGGACCAGTACCTTTTGTTCACAAAGAACTATTCCTACAAAAAGGTGAAATTCTTATATTACGACTCAAGCAGAATTTTTCTTTCGCGACGCCACTATAATCATTAATAATTGATagctcatttatttataaaaaaattaatttatcatcTAATAAAGTGGGATCCCAGCTTTGCAGGCCACACATAAATTAATTTCCtccattattatttaattaacatcttctttctctctttttttatcTACAATTCCATTTCGATCTTTTcaaaaaggttgaattcccAATCTTGACCTCTATGTCTCGGTCCAACAGAGCATATGTGAGGatgtaattatggtaattcagCTAAACCTAGATATTTGGCCTGAGCTTTCAAGGGGAATAGTTTAGAAGTTGATGAAAAAAAGCAGCATGAATTGAAGAAGATCGAATTAAAGCACAATACAAATACAATATTAAGTGCAATATAATCTTGAAATGCAAACatacattttgaaatttaacagTGCTCTTAAATCTTACAAACCTATTCAATTAAAGACACTAAATCCCATAAACAAATCCAGATTTGTGAAATTTCTCCTTAGTAACTGCATCAATTCTTTTGATAACCTCATCACTCAAGTAATTTGTATGGTCACCCACCTTTGCTTgtctaaaaaatgaattataagGAGTTGAAAACCAAACAGGACAATCCTCAGACTTGTTCACCTCATGATTCTTCAAAACCTCAATGCTACAACACTTAACTATCTCCTCCACTTCCTTATCGTCGTCAAAAGGACAACCTAAAAACTCGGCCAATCTTTTGACGTGAGTTTTCGTATCATCCTTTAACTCTTCATAAGTAATAAAGAAGAATTTACTAGGGTTATTCAAACTAGCCATTCTGTACCTCAATACATGCTCATAGTAAGGTCCGACAGGAACAGTCCCACTCAGAAATTTCTCCACGGCTTCTTCCAACTCCCATGTCCCTTCGTCGGCCATCTTCCACTTATTGGTGAAATGCCAGAGAGAAGTTAAGGTGTCCTTTGGGTTCCTGGCAACATAAACCACACGACAGCCCGAGGATTCCAAGGTTTTGCCAAGCAGTTGGTAAGGGATATGGGTACTGAAAAGCCTAGTACTGGTGGTATCCTCGGACGACATGTGAGCTGATGATTCTTTGTCTCCATAGACTTGAGCTTCTAGGAAAGGCACGAGGTCGTGGGGGTTGTTGTTGACCAGAAAATCAAGAGAGGAGCGATTGATGATGGAGTAAAGAAGAGATTTGAGCCATGTGGTGCCCGTTTTGGGAAACGAACTCAAGATTACGTCGCTGGGACGTGGGTTAAACTCGGCTAGCACTCGGCGAATTTTGGGGGCAAAAAAAGGCATGAACCAGAACCCATTGATCTGCTCTAAATGTTTGTCTCCCCACCATTTCTTTTCCTCTGAGATATTATTGCTGTTCTCCATAATCGATATTGATGACTATCGACTAATAATGAAAACTAAAGCTATTTTAATATGTTTGAATGGACGACAACGTAACACCATGTACGTGATCCTTATCCTGTACTATACGCAGCTGCCATCCACAAAATTAAACTAAGCTACCTAACATCACTGCTTCACATGCAATCcttattataccatggaccctattgcattaatatatgttttatgtTGTCATTTGTGTCTcatatattatgaaattttgtatctgaaacaaattagtaattgtactttatgttattaattttgtgtgtgttgtgattatgtatataaacacaaattatgtaactaaataagatttgaaaaataagtaaatgtatAACATGTGTATATCTTGCATTAGTTTTTGAAACTTAAGTGTGTTGACCTAAAGCTTTAATACATTCTTCATTTTGCACCATCCCTCATCTCTCCATGCTAGTGACTCTCTCATTCCTTTCTTCAATTACCCAGtaagaaatcatattacaactttataaattaatatgtaaattttagTACAACCACAGTTCATGAAAGTGAAATTTGTGTGGTTGGTAGTTTTATATACTAGATAATTAGATATGGCTACCCACTTACACAGCCTACACACCACTCACGGGTGCTGGAGCCCACTCTTCATCATTGTTCCTCCAATCTAATCCATCTGCACACTACACAAGTTTCACGTGGTTATTTGGATTTTAGAACATCACCAATGAGTTCTTCCAACATAGTGATTTTACCATGTTTACTTCTAAACTCTTAAAT
It includes:
- the LOC116032278 gene encoding cytosolic sulfotransferase 17-like; this encodes MEKSNFSEEEKWWGDNHLEQINGFWFMPMLIPRIHRVLAEFNPRPSDVILSSFPKTGTTWLKSLLYSIINRSSLDSLVNNNPRDLVPFLEIQVYGDQESSDSSTYLSSEDTPRIFSTHIPYQLLGKTLESSGCRVVYVARNPKDTLNSLWHFANKWEMAVEGPWELEEAVEKFVSGVVPDGPYYEHVLGYRMAGLNNPDKVFFITYEELMDDTKTHVKKLAEFLGCPFVEEEDKKVEEIVKCCSFGVLKNHEVNKSEDYTTWAPTPYTSFFRQAKVGDYRNHLSDDAIKRIDARTEEKFYKSGFVYGI
- the LOC116031438 gene encoding cytosolic sulfotransferase 12-like, giving the protein MENSNNISEEKKWWGDKHLEQINGFWFMPFFAPKIRRVLAEFNPRPSDVILSSFPKTGTTWLKSLLYSIINRSSLDFLVNNNPHDLVPFLEAQVYGDKESSAHMSSEDTTSTRLFSTHIPYQLLGKTLESSGCRVVYVARNPKDTLTSLWHFTNKWKMADEGTWELEEAVEKFLSGTVPVGPYYEHVLRYRMASLNNPSKFFFITYEELKDDTKTHVKRLAEFLGCPFDDDKEVEEIVKCCSIEVLKNHEVNKSEDCPVWFSTPYNSFFRQAKVGDHTNYLSDEVIKRIDAVTKEKFHKSGFVYGI